In Meiothermus sp. QL-1, one DNA window encodes the following:
- a CDS encoding HD domain-containing protein — translation MWLRLKRVYQAFLPHRARPDDAWALSELRVEEAHLYQAMDPRDREHAVRVAQRLLERYPEAPSFVVRAALLHDCGKALRPYRPLERILSGLVPLEVPIEPLQKGLLGAWQIRQHHPEYGAARILDPEVAQLVREHHQPQSLWAQRLREVDEAF, via the coding sequence GTGTGGTTGCGCCTTAAGCGAGTCTACCAGGCTTTTTTACCCCACCGAGCCCGGCCCGACGACGCCTGGGCGCTGAGCGAGCTGCGGGTGGAGGAGGCCCATCTCTACCAGGCCATGGACCCCCGCGACCGGGAGCACGCGGTGCGGGTGGCCCAGCGCCTCCTCGAGCGCTATCCCGAGGCCCCCAGCTTTGTGGTGCGGGCCGCTTTGCTCCACGACTGCGGCAAGGCCCTGAGGCCCTACCGCCCCCTCGAGCGCATCCTGAGCGGGCTGGTGCCCCTGGAGGTGCCCATCGAACCCTTGCAAAAGGGCCTCCTTGGGGCCTGGCAGATCCGCCAGCACCACCCCGAGTACGGCGCGGCCCGCATCCTGGACCCTGAGGTGGCCCAGCTTGTGCGGGAGCACCACCAGCCCCAAAGCCTCTGGGCCCAGCGGCTGCGCGAGGTGGACGAGGCCTTCTAG
- a CDS encoding GntR family transcriptional regulator, translating to MTALQRPRSLREAAYIRLREDILQGLLPPGTRILEPELAQSLGVSRTPVREALQRLAQEGLVELVPGRGARVRVLLLEEVREVYEVRALLEGEAAALAAERASQAELGVLEALLSTLEGLPKDDHTRQMQVDLEFHTTLVAAAHHKTLARIYEELRSSLALVRGFQRALSQHPTTQAQHRAILAALKSRDPERAAQAARAHVFYFRDLVAQRLSAQEEAWT from the coding sequence ATGACGGCCCTCCAGCGCCCACGCTCGCTGCGCGAGGCCGCCTACATCCGCCTGCGCGAGGACATTTTGCAGGGCCTGCTGCCGCCGGGCACCCGCATCCTCGAGCCGGAGCTGGCCCAGAGCCTGGGCGTCAGCCGCACGCCGGTGCGCGAGGCCTTGCAGCGGCTGGCCCAGGAGGGGCTGGTGGAGCTGGTGCCTGGCCGGGGGGCCCGGGTGCGGGTGCTTTTGCTCGAGGAGGTGCGGGAGGTCTACGAGGTGCGGGCCTTGCTTGAAGGGGAGGCCGCCGCCCTGGCGGCGGAGAGGGCCAGCCAGGCCGAGCTGGGGGTCCTGGAGGCGCTGCTGTCCACCCTGGAGGGCCTCCCCAAAGACGACCACACCCGCCAGATGCAGGTGGACCTCGAGTTCCACACCACCTTGGTGGCCGCAGCCCACCACAAGACCCTGGCCCGCATCTACGAGGAGCTGCGCTCGAGCTTAGCTTTGGTGCGGGGCTTCCAGCGCGCCCTCTCCCAGCACCCCACCACCCAGGCCCAGCACCGCGCCATCCTTGCAGCGCTCAAGTCCCGCGACCCGGAGCGGGCAGCCCAGGCGGCCCGGGCGCACGTCTTCTACTTTCGCGACCTGGTCGCCCAGAGGCTTTCCGCCCAGGAGGAAGCATGGACCTGA
- the pruA gene encoding L-glutamate gamma-semialdehyde dehydrogenase — MTPEPYRPEPIETFQSPEAFEAMRKALAEVRAQFGRYYPLIIGGERVDTPSSIVSTNPSNPIEVVGQSAKAGIAEADAALEAAWQAFRAWRDWPQEHRSRLLLKAAQIMKRRQRELEAWLVYEIGKNWTEAAADVAEAIDFLRYYAISALKYKDGAPVLPYPGEDNEAFYIPLGAGVVIAPWNFPLAILTGMTVAPIVVGNTVVVKPAEDTVVTAAKLFEVLEEAGLPPGVANYLPGEGSEVGAYLVRHPRTRFINFTGSLEVGLQINEQAARLAPGQLWIKRVFLELGGKDAIIVDESADLAAAAQATVQSAFGFQGQKCSAASRLIVVDGIYDLLLEEVLNRTEALVVGPAEENPDLGPLASQKQEETVLSYIELGRQEGRLLLGGRRLEGSGFFVAPTVFDQVAPEARIAQEEIFGPVLSVIRVPDFEAALEVANNTRYGLTGGVFSRRRERLERARKEFHVGNLYFNRKITGALVGVQPFGGFNLSGTDTKAGGPDYLLNFLQMKSVTERF, encoded by the coding sequence ATGACCCCCGAACCCTACCGCCCCGAACCCATCGAGACCTTTCAAAGCCCCGAGGCCTTTGAGGCCATGCGCAAGGCCTTGGCCGAGGTGAGGGCACAGTTTGGCCGATACTACCCCCTAATCATCGGGGGTGAGCGGGTAGATACCCCCTCGAGCATCGTCTCCACCAACCCCTCCAACCCCATAGAGGTGGTGGGCCAGAGCGCCAAGGCCGGAATTGCTGAGGCCGACGCTGCGCTGGAGGCAGCCTGGCAGGCTTTCAGGGCCTGGCGCGACTGGCCCCAGGAGCACCGCAGCCGTCTCCTTCTGAAGGCCGCTCAGATCATGAAGCGCCGCCAGCGGGAGCTGGAGGCCTGGCTGGTCTATGAAATCGGCAAGAACTGGACCGAGGCTGCCGCGGATGTGGCCGAGGCCATCGATTTCCTGCGCTACTACGCCATCTCGGCCCTCAAGTACAAGGACGGGGCCCCGGTTCTGCCCTACCCTGGCGAGGACAACGAGGCCTTCTACATCCCCCTGGGGGCCGGGGTGGTCATCGCCCCCTGGAACTTCCCCCTGGCCATCCTCACCGGTATGACCGTCGCGCCCATCGTGGTGGGCAACACGGTGGTGGTGAAGCCCGCCGAGGACACGGTGGTGACCGCGGCCAAGCTCTTTGAGGTCCTGGAAGAGGCCGGCCTGCCCCCCGGGGTGGCCAACTACCTGCCGGGCGAGGGCAGCGAGGTGGGGGCCTACCTGGTGCGCCACCCCCGCACCCGCTTCATCAATTTCACGGGCTCGCTCGAGGTGGGCCTCCAGATCAACGAGCAGGCTGCCAGGCTGGCCCCGGGCCAGCTATGGATCAAGCGGGTCTTCCTGGAGCTCGGGGGAAAGGACGCAATCATCGTGGACGAGAGCGCCGACCTGGCCGCCGCAGCCCAGGCCACCGTGCAGAGTGCCTTTGGTTTCCAGGGGCAGAAGTGCTCGGCGGCCTCGAGGCTCATTGTGGTGGATGGCATCTACGACCTGTTGCTGGAAGAGGTGCTGAACCGCACTGAGGCGCTGGTGGTGGGCCCCGCTGAGGAGAACCCCGACCTGGGGCCGTTGGCCAGCCAGAAGCAGGAGGAGACGGTGCTCTCCTACATCGAGCTGGGGCGGCAGGAGGGGCGGCTGCTTCTGGGGGGGCGGCGGCTCGAGGGCAGCGGCTTCTTTGTGGCCCCCACGGTTTTTGACCAGGTTGCGCCCGAGGCCCGCATCGCCCAGGAGGAGATTTTTGGCCCGGTGCTCTCGGTCATCCGGGTTCCGGACTTCGAGGCCGCCCTCGAGGTGGCCAACAACACCCGCTACGGCCTGACTGGGGGGGTTTTCTCGCGCCGGCGGGAGCGGCTGGAGCGGGCCCGCAAGGAGTTCCACGTGGGCAACCTCTACTTCAACCGCAAGATTACCGGGGCCTTGGTGGGGGTGCAGCCGTTTGGCGGCTTCAATCTCTCGGGAACCGACACCAAGGCCGGGGGGCCCGACTACCTGCTCAACTTCCTGCAGATGAAAAGCGTAACCGAGCGCTTCTAG
- a CDS encoding proline dehydrogenase yields MDLNHSYRAFVLAVAQNPRIEALVRSRARRLARRFVAGDTLEEALAAVEALEREGVHAILDLLGEMVRTEAEARRFQQELIRLVQALAARPYPRYLSLKLTQLGLDLGEELALELLEGVVREAERAGCFVRIDMEDSPRVEATLRIYRRLREAGHEGLGVVLQSYLKRSERDLEALVPLGTPVRIVKGAYREPPAVAFQDKRLVDAQFLLLAKKALEKGLPTAIATHDPRIIEEMKRWTAERGIERERFEFQMLYGVRPAEQKRLAQEGYTVRAYVPYGTDWYPYFSRRIAERPENLLFVARSLLPG; encoded by the coding sequence ATGGACCTGAATCACAGCTACCGCGCCTTTGTGCTGGCCGTGGCCCAGAACCCCCGCATAGAGGCCCTGGTGCGCAGCCGGGCCCGTCGCCTGGCCCGCCGATTTGTAGCCGGGGATACCCTGGAAGAGGCCCTGGCGGCGGTGGAGGCGCTGGAGCGGGAGGGAGTGCACGCCATCCTGGATCTTTTGGGCGAGATGGTGCGCACCGAGGCCGAGGCGCGAAGATTCCAGCAGGAGCTCATCCGGCTGGTGCAGGCCCTGGCGGCGCGGCCCTACCCCCGCTACCTATCCCTCAAGCTCACCCAGCTTGGGCTGGACCTGGGGGAAGAGCTGGCCCTGGAGCTGCTCGAGGGGGTGGTGCGCGAGGCCGAGCGGGCCGGCTGCTTTGTGCGCATCGACATGGAGGACAGCCCCCGGGTGGAGGCCACCCTGCGAATTTACCGGCGGCTGCGGGAGGCCGGCCACGAGGGGCTTGGGGTGGTGCTGCAGAGCTACCTCAAGCGCAGCGAGCGCGACTTAGAAGCGCTGGTTCCCTTGGGCACGCCGGTGAGGATCGTCAAGGGGGCCTATCGGGAGCCGCCTGCGGTGGCCTTTCAGGACAAGCGGCTGGTGGACGCGCAGTTCCTTCTCTTGGCCAAGAAAGCGCTGGAGAAGGGCTTGCCCACAGCCATTGCCACCCACGACCCGCGCATAATTGAGGAGATGAAGCGCTGGACGGCCGAACGGGGTATTGAGCGGGAGCGCTTTGAGTTCCAGATGCTCTATGGGGTGCGCCCGGCCGAGCAGAAAAGGCTGGCCCAGGAGGGCTACACGGTGCGGGCCTACGTGCCCTACGGTACCGACTGGTACCCCTACTTTTCCCGTCGCATCGCCGAGCGGCCGGAGAATCTCCTCTTTGTGGCCCGCAGCCTTTTGCCGGGGTAG